Genomic segment of Candidatus Omnitrophota bacterium:
ATCGCTCCGTTTTTTGGCGCAGCGGTTGGTTTGATGAACATAGCTGTTAAAAAAGATCATACCATCCCTTACGGACCGTTCTTGTCGCTGGCCGCGCTTATCGGGATATTCTGGATGGACACAGTGCTTAAGTTGTTGTTGCTGCGATAATTACAAGACCGGGTCTTGAAGGGGATGAGATGGCAGTTTTGCAGGGATTGGAGTATTATATTTCCAAAAGGATCGGCCGGGCGATCATTGATTACGGGATGATCAAGGCCGGCGATAAGATCGCTGTCGCGGTATCCGGCGGCAAAGACAGCATGACGCTGTTGCGGATACTTAATGCGCGCAGGCGTTTTGTCCCGGTCAAATACGATCTTATGGCAATTCATGTGGACCAGGGCTATCCGCGCTCTTATTCGGCGGCGCTGATCAAATATTTCCGCAAACTTAAGGTTGATTATCATATCGAGAAAACAGACGCCCTTAAGAAAACCAAGAAAAAGGATATTAATTGTTTCTGGTGCTCCTGGAACCGAAGGAAGTCGCTTTTTCAGGCCGCGGCTAAGCTGGGTTTTTCCAAAGTGGCGCTGGGCCATCACCAGGACGATATAGTCGAGACCGTGCTGTTGAACATGTTCTTTCAGGGTGAGATCTCCGGGATGCGTCCGAACCAGGAGTTGTTCAAAGGCAGGATAACCCTTATCCGCCCGATGGCCTATGTGGAGGAGGAGATGATCGCCAGGTTCGTCAAACAGGAGAAGATCCCCCATGACAGCTGCACCTGCCCTAATTCGGTAATATCACACCGCGCTAAAATGGGCAAGATCATCAGCGGCCTGCGTAAGACCTGTCCGGAAGTGAAAACCAATATTTTTCGCAGCCTTCAACGCATAAAAAAGGATTATCTGCTTTAACAAAACACGCCTAAGTGGTATAATAAGAAACGGTCAGACGCAGTATTTTAAGAATAAAACTACAACGAACGGGGCTATAAATGGTGTGGTTATTCGGGGCGTTATTCCTTGTCCTGGCGGGGATCATAATCGGCATTGTGCTGAAGATCTCATCCCAGGTTAACGAGCGGCTGAACCAGATGAATCATTCGCTGCAGGACGCCAACAAGGTGATCGGCCAGAGCCTGGGAAGCGCCACGAGCATATTCGGCAGCGTCAGCGAATCGCTGGGCCGGTTGGAGCAGAGCAACCGCCATATCTTCGAGATCAGCAAGGATATCGCCAGCCTGCAGGATCTTTTGCGCGCCCCGAAATTAAGGGGGCAGATCGGCGAGACCCTGCTGGAAGATTTGATGTCCCAGGTCCTGCCGGTTAAACATTTCCAAACGCAATACCGCTTCAGGACCTCCGATACAGTGGACGCGGTGATCAAGCTGGGCGAGCGGCTGGTCCCGGTGGACGCGAAATTCAGCCTGGAAAATTTTCAAAAAATGGCCGCCACCGACAACGAACAGGAGAAGAATT
This window contains:
- a CDS encoding tRNA 2-thiocytidine(32) synthetase TtcA — translated: MAVLQGLEYYISKRIGRAIIDYGMIKAGDKIAVAVSGGKDSMTLLRILNARRRFVPVKYDLMAIHVDQGYPRSYSAALIKYFRKLKVDYHIEKTDALKKTKKKDINCFWCSWNRRKSLFQAAAKLGFSKVALGHHQDDIVETVLLNMFFQGEISGMRPNQELFKGRITLIRPMAYVEEEMIARFVKQEKIPHDSCTCPNSVISHRAKMGKIISGLRKTCPEVKTNIFRSLQRIKKDYLL
- a CDS encoding DNA recombination protein RmuC — encoded protein: MVWLFGALFLVLAGIIIGIVLKISSQVNERLNQMNHSLQDANKVIGQSLGSATSIFGSVSESLGRLEQSNRHIFEISKDIASLQDLLRAPKLRGQIGETLLEDLMSQVLPVKHFQTQYRFRTSDTVDAVIKLGERLVPVDAKFSLENFQKMAATDNEQEKNSLRKKFIQDIKNRIDEIASKYILPQENTYDFALMYIPAENVYYEVTIQQELFAYSISKKVIPVSPNTFYAYLQVICLGLKGLKVEENAKEILKHLGMLSVEISKFKEDFELLGKHLSNAHRAFDDGAKRLERLSDRMADIQDSKQVVQE